Part of the Chitinivibrionales bacterium genome, GAGGAATAATATTTCTTCCTTTATTTTTTCCAGCGGCTTGTGGCCCTCGAGCCGCTGGCGGTAGCAGCCCCGGCAGTGCAGGTTGCAGATGTCGGTGATCTCCACCCATCCCTGCGGATTGTCGTTGAGCGACCAGGGGAAACGGTAAAGGTCGCTTTTTTCCGGATCAGGAATATTCATGTTCATGGTTGCGCTCCTTGAGAGATTGTTTTTTCTGGCGGATAAGACGTTTATTTAATGCGAACAGCATGCCAATTATTTCACAGAACGGCGGATAATGGGGGCTTTTTGCTTAAAAGACTTATTCGCATTTCTGAAAAAAAATTCCTGATTTGCAAAAAAACCGGATGAAGTAAAGTCGCTTTAAAAACGGTTTTTGTTCTGTTAGCCTCTTGACCTGGTCTTTTTGCGTGTTTTTAGAAAGAAATTCCATGGCATTCCTTTTGCGAAAATTTCTTTAAGAATTCCAAGGACCATGGGGTAAAGTGAGGAGGTAGCGATGCGGCGCAATAATGGAAATTGTCTTCGCAAAATATATGGGGCGGCCGCCCTTTTAATTCTGGCTGCCGGGACCGGATGGGCCGCAATACAGGTGGTCCAATTCGGGGGAAATTTGGGGTTCGTCTATTCACCGAGTAATTTCACCGCAACAGTGGGCGACACGGTCCAATGGATCGGCGATTTCAGCGTGCACCCGTTGAGCTCGACCACCATTCCCACGGGCGCGCAGAGCTGGCATAACGGCGGCGGAACGTCCTTCCAATACGTGATAAAAGTGGCCGGGACGTACCATTACCAGTGCGACGTCCATTTCAGCATCGGCATGACCGGCTCGTTTACGGCGAACGGATCGGGTGTGAAGAATTTAGGGCAAAACGGCCGCTCGTTGCAAAACGGCGTTTTTCTGCTTGTGAACACGGGCAACCCAAGAATGCCCTCAATAACGTACGGCGTTCCCCAAGCCGGACCGGTAAGGGTTGAGGTTTTTGATCTGCTGGGGAACAGTATGTCCCTTGCCGTTTTCCGGCGTCAAGAGGCGGGAATGCATTCCGTACCGCTCGATGCGCGCTTTTTTCCCGCCGGCATTTACTTTGTACGATTGACCTGCGGAGAAACGGAATTGGTCAGGGCGATAAGGCTTGCGAAATGAAAAAAGCCGCGTTACACGGGGCGCCGGTTCAGGAGATCGTGATCCTCATCGCCCCTTTCACGGTGTCCCGATAGGGTGCCTCTATTTTCAGCAACCCGTTTTTCAACCGCGCGTGCGCCTTGCCGGGAACAATGGGACAGCACAAGGACTCGGACGTTACATAGTGGATGTCGCCCATAGGCGCGGATACATACATGCTGTTTTCGTTGAGCCTGAGCTCGATGTCCTTCCTTTTTACCCCGGGAAGCGCTATCTCAATGATTAACGTGTCGTCATCGTCGCTGGAATAACGGCAAATGTGCGGCGCCGTCTTTATTTTTTTCGCGTTCATTGGAATTCCCTTTGTCGGGAATATCAAGAAAAGGTTGTCGCGAGGGGGGAAAAGCGCCGCGTCAACCCGCGGGCTGGGCCAGGTTGACAAGATTGCCGCACGTGTCGTCAAAAAGCACAGACTTGATTCGGCCCATGGAAAAAGGCTCGCCCCGGAAGGCGACGCCCAGCTTCTTGAGGCGGCCGTACTCGGCGTCAAAATCCTTTGTGACCAGCATCAAGACCGGCATGCCCGCCCCGTACATGGCCTTCTGGTACGTTTGGGCCTGCGGGGATGCGGCAGCTTCAAGGACCAATTCCGCTCCGTCAACGCCTTCGGGTGAACTCACCGTCAGCCACCGGTATTCCCCCTGCGTGACATCACCCTTCTTCATGAAACCCAGGACCGTCGTGTAATACTGCAGCGCTTCATCCTG contains:
- a CDS encoding plastocyanin/azurin family copper-binding protein, whose amino-acid sequence is MRRNNGNCLRKIYGAAALLILAAGTGWAAIQVVQFGGNLGFVYSPSNFTATVGDTVQWIGDFSVHPLSSTTIPTGAQSWHNGGGTSFQYVIKVAGTYHYQCDVHFSIGMTGSFTANGSGVKNLGQNGRSLQNGVFLLVNTGNPRMPSITYGVPQAGPVRVEVFDLLGNSMSLAVFRRQEAGMHSVPLDARFFPAGIYFVRLTCGETELVRAIRLAK
- a CDS encoding CS domain-containing protein; its protein translation is MNAKKIKTAPHICRYSSDDDDTLIIEIALPGVKRKDIELRLNENSMYVSAPMGDIHYVTSESLCCPIVPGKAHARLKNGLLKIEAPYRDTVKGAMRITIS
- a CDS encoding VOC family protein translates to MIIKFASLYVKNQDEALQYYTTVLGFMKKGDVTQGEYRWLTVSSPEGVDGAELVLEAAASPQAQTYQKAMYGAGMPVLMLVTKDFDAEYGRLKKLGVAFRGEPFSMGRIKSVLFDDTCGNLVNLAQPAG